From the genome of Leptotrichia sp. HSP-342:
GCTTCATAGTCTCCCAACTATCCTATACACATGCAGCCAGAACCCAATGCCAAACTACAGTAAAGCTCCACGGGGTCTTTCCGTCCTACTGCAGGTAGCCGGTATCTTCACCGGCATTACAACTTCACCAGGTCTCCAGCCAAGACAGCTCCCAAATCATTTCACCATTCGTGCAGGTCGGAACTTACCCGACAAGGAATTTCGCTACCTTAGGACCGTTATAGTTACGGCCGCCGTTCACCGGGGCTTCAATTTGAGTCTCTCAACCCTCCTCTTAACCTTCCGGCACTGGGCAGGTGTCAGCCCATATACGTCGCCTTTCAGCTTAGCATAGACCTGTGTTTTTGGTAAACAGTTGCTTGGGACTCTTCACTGCGGCCTGTTTCCCCTCAGGGTGTTTCTCCCATCAGGTATATCAGGCACCCCTTCTCCCAAAGTTACGGGGCCATTTTGCAGAGTTCCTTAGCTAGAGTTATCCTGTCGGCCTTAAGTTTCTCACTCTGTCCACCTGTGTCGGTTTACAGTACGGGCGCTGCTTCTCATCGATAGAAGTTTTTCTCGGCAGTGTAGGATCTGCAGCTTATGCAGATGCACTTACCCATCAGGTCTCACATTTAGGCATGCGGATTTTCCTGCATGCCCATGCTACGCCCTTAGAAAGGCTATTCCGTCAGCCTTCCCGCATACCTTCCTGCGTCACTCCGTCTCTCAGGCGATAACAGCGGTACAGGAATATTAACCTGTTTTCCATTCGCCATCACATTTTTGCTTATGCTTAGGTCCCGACTCCCCCAGGGCGGACAAACCTTCCCCTGGAAACCTTGGACTTCCGGCCGGCGGGATTCTCGCCCGCCTTCTCGCTACTCATTCCTGCATTCTCACTTCTGATACCTCCAAGACTGCCTTACGGCGTCTCTTCAACGGCCTACAGAACGCTCTCCTACCAGGCGTAAAAACGCCTCCGCAGCTTCGGTTTATGTCTTAGCCCCGTTACATCTTCGGCGCAGATACTCTCGACCAGTGAGCTGTTACGCACTCTTTCAAGGCATGGCTGCTTCTAAGCCAACCTCCTGGTTGTCTGTGAATATCCACCTCCTTTCCCACTTAGACATAATTAGGGACCTTAGCTGGCGGTCTGGGCTGTTCCCCTCTCGTCCGAGGACCTTGTCATCCACGGACTCACTCCTGACTATTAATATGCGGTATTCGCAGTTTGCTTGATTTCGGTAAGCAATACGCCCCCTAGACCATACAGAGCTCTACCCCCGCATATCTTAATATCAAGGCTGCACCTAAATGCATTTCGGAGAGAACGAGCTATCTCCTAGTTCGATTGGCTTTTCACCCCTAGACCTATCTCATCTCCCAACTTTTCAACGGCGGTGAGTTCGGCCCTCCACTGAGTCTTACCTCAGCTTCAGCCTGGACAGGCCTAGATCACTAGGTTTCGCGTCTATGACTAGCGACTTAATGCCCTATTAAGACTCGGTTTCCCTTCGGCTCCACTTTATTAACCTTGCCACTAATCATAACTCGCAGGATGATTAACCAAAATCCACGCAGTCACACATAAAGTGCTCCTACCGTTTGTAAGCACACGGTTTCAAATTCTATTTCACTCCCTTGCTCAGGGTTCTTTTCACCTTTCCCTCACGGTACTCTTCACTATCGGTCAACAGTAGTATTTAGCCTTGCGTGATATGGTCCACGCTGATTCACGCCAGATTCCTCGTGCCTGACGCTACTCGGGTGCTTCCAGTCACAGCATATGTTTTATGTTCTACAGGACTATCACCTTCTTTGGTCCAGCTTCCCAGCTGGTTCCACTTACACACATGCAGCTTAAACATTATGACAATCCGTTAATGGAAGTCCCTCAACCCCGTGCCAGCAACGCTGTCCGCTTGGCACTGACACGGTTTAGGCTCCTCCCTGTTCGCTCGCCGCTACTTAGGGAATCGTTTTTACTTTCTTTTCCTCCCGCTACTTAGATGTTTCAGTTCGCGGACTTACCGTTTTCACACATATCCTTCAGATATGTAGGTTTACCCATTCGGAAATCCAGGGATCAATAATTATGTGCATCTCCTCCTGGCTTATCGCAGCTTATCACGTCCTTCATCGGCTACTGTTGCCTAGGCATCCTCCGTGTGCCCTTATTAGCTTTTTCTCCAGAATAACTTTTACTCTAGTTTTATTGTAATCTTTTACCTACTATTCATTTCTCATTGTCCTAATATAAAACATAGAAGATATAAGAAGAAGCTGTGTTTATTTCTCCTTAGAAAGGAGGTGATCCATCCGCACCTTCCGGTACGGATACCTTGTTACGACTTCACCCCAATCACTATCCACACCTTAGATGCCTTCCTCCTTACGGTTGGACCAGCAGCTTCAGGTGCAGACAACTCTCGTGGTGTGACGGGCGGTGTGTACAAGACCCGAGAACGTATTCACCGCAGCATTGCTGATCTGCGATTACTAGCGATTCCAGCTTCATGAAGCCGAGTTGCAGGCTTCAATCCGAACTTGGACCGGCTTTCAAGATTCGCTCAGCGTTGCCGCCTGGCTGCTCTCTGTACCGGCCATTGTAGCACGTGTGTAGCCCAGATCATAAGGGGCATGATGACTTGACGTCATCCCCACCTTCCTCCTGCTCTTCGCAGGCAGTCTCACTAGAGTCCCCAACTTAATGATGGTAACTAACGATAGGGGTTGCGCTCGTTGCGGGACTTAACCCAACATCTCACGACACGAGCTGTCGACAGCCATGCACCACCTGCCTCTGCGTTCCCAAAGGCACTGCCCGCTCTCACGGGCATTCGCAGGATGTCAAGATCTGGTAAGGTTCCTCGCGTTGCGTCGAATTAAACCACATGCTCCACCGCTTGTGCGGGTCCCCGTCAATTCCTTTGAGTTTCAGCCTTGCGGCCGTACTCCCCAGGCGGATTACTTATCGCATTTGCTTCGGCACGGACACTCTTCATGCCCACACCCAGTAATCATCGTTTACAGCTAGGACTACCAGGGTATCTAATCCTGTTTGCTCCCCTAGCTTTCGCACTTCAGCGTCAGTTGCCGTCCAGTGAACTATCTTCATCATCGGCATTCCTGCACATATCTACGAATTTCACCTCTACTCGTGCAGTTCCGTCCACCTCTCCGGTACTCTAGCCCTGTAGTTTCCGGGGCAAGCCTGCGGTTGAGCCGCAGGTTTTCACCCTAGACTTACAGGGCCGCCTAGATGCCCTTTATGCCCAATAATTCCGGATAACGCTTGCGACATACGTATTACCGCGGCTGCTGGCACGTATTTAGCCGTCGCTTCTTCTGCAGGTACCGTCACTTTCTTCTTCCCTGCTGAAAGCACTTTACAATCCGAAAACCTTCTTCGTGCACACAGAATTGCTGGATCAGGGTTGCCCCCATTGTCCAATATTCCCCACTGCTGCCTCCCGTAGGAGTAAGGGCCGTATCTCAGTCCCCTTGTGGCCGTTCACCCTCTCAGGCCGGCTACCTATCATCGCCTTGGTAGGCCATTACCCCACCAACTAGCTAATAGGACGCAAGGCTCTCCTGCAGCGTCTCCTTTCATCAGGCTTGACATGCGTCAGCCTGACAATACCAGGTCTTATCAGTCGTTTCCATCTGTTATCCCTGTCTGCAGGGTAAGTTCCTTACGCGTTACTCACCCGTCCGCCTTGGCTAGTCTGTGCAAGCACAGCTTCGCCAAAGACTTGCATGTGTTAAGCATTCTGTCAGCGTTCATCCTGAGCCAGGATCAAACTCTTCATTCAATATATCATAAATATATTTTATTTCACCTTAGTTTTGACAAGTTCATATCTTACTCTACTAAAATATGTACTCTTGACTTTTGTTTTATCTATTACACATTATTGCTTCTTCTATTCTTATTTTCTATTGTCCTGTGATACCTTTTTCGTATCGACAAGATATATATTACCATAATCGCTCCCTTTTGTCAACTACTTTTTTTGAATTTTTCTAAATTTTTTCATAAGTGTATTGTATAATCAAGTGCAACACCTAAAACATAGTAAAAATGATGTACTAATATCTAACTCCTTCCAACAGAGGACAAATTCAGGCTTACCAAAATGAAGACAAGTCCATCCGCTTCATCGCAAAGTTGCTTGGAAAAAGTCCTTCCACTATTTCAAGAGAACTCAAAAGAAACTCTGTAACTCAGATGGTTTCATCCTACAGCTTTAAAGATATCTGTATTGCTGATACTGCTCACATTCTATACAAAAAAAGAATACAGAAGTGTCTATGCCATAAGCAGTATGACCCTCTATATCTTTGTTGAGATTAAAAAAGAGATTTTTGAAAAAGAGAAAAGGGTTCACAGCATTGACACCTTCTGCAATATCTACAAAAGAAATAATCTTGATAAAGCTATCCCTTCAACCAAAACTGTATATGAAATAATTCACAGAGGGGAAACTAAAGGAATAAAGCCATACATGCTTCCTAGAATGACTAAACTTAAGCCTAGAAAAAAAACTGATTGGACAACGTAATGCTAAAAAGAATAAAAGCATACTGGGCGCAAGAATTGAGCAGAGACCTGAGCATATTAACAGCCGTGAAGAAAAAGGATACTCTGAAATTAATGCCGTAAAAGGCAAGAATGGAAAAGAGAAAAAAATACCAGAAATACAAAAAATTTTGAATAAGAGATGCAGAAAAATACTGAACTATCGTTCAGCAGAAGAGTATTATTTTGATAACACTACAGCATAAAAATTAAAGAGCAGAAAAATCTCTGCCCTTAAAAAAACTTTAACTTTATATTATTTTTACTTTCTGTTGCACTTGACTTGACAATACACCGTTTTTTATAATTTTATACTAATCCTGTAACTTTTATTCCTCTGTTAACTATTGCCTTTATAAAGTTATTTCCTAAAAGTTTGTTGCTCCATACAAATGAATACTTTATTTTTACAACTTTTTAATTCTTTTATCTATAACGGCTTCTTGGATGGAATTCCTATTTTTCTTGGATATTTTTTGTCTGTTTTTTGTAGTTTTAAAATTTCCAAAATTATCCTTTTATCCATACTTTCTGGAAGATTAAATTCAAAAGTTTTGTTTATTTTTGCATTTAAAATCTTTAGAGCATTTTTCGATTCTTCTATTTCGTTTAGGTTTAATTTTTGTGGTAAAAATCGTCCATTTACTTTTATGAATGGAATCATATACTCCAGTATTATTCTTAAATTTGCTACTCCTCGACAAAGAGCAACATCAAAACATTCTCTTCTATCTTTTATTAATTCTTCTGCACGTTCAAAACTTGTGGTTACATTCTGTAAATTTAATTCTTTTATTACTTCATTTATGAATTCTATTTTTTTCCTTACTGAATCTACTAACAAAAACTTTTTCTCTGGGTAATAAATAACAAGTACAAGCCCAGGAAATCCAGCACCTGTTCCCACATCTATAAAAGATTTTTCGTCATCATTTATAACTTTTGTTAAAAGTAAGGAATCTATAAAATGTTTTTCCAGCATTCCTTTTTTCTCACGAATTGCTGTTAAATTCATAATCTGATTTTTATTATATAAAAGTTCCAAAAATTTCAGCATTTGTATAATTTTTTCATCTGGTACTTTAATTTCTGATTTTGAAAGCAAGTTTAAGAAATATTCTCTTAAATTGGCTTCTTCGTTTATATTTTCCACTTTTTCTCCTTACATTCCATTAATATATAAAAACTTTCTTTAGTTTGGTTTTAAAATAGCCAAATTTATTTTAAAACTCCATCTAAATACATTAGCAGCACAGAAATATCTGCTGGCGTTACTCC
Proteins encoded in this window:
- the rsmG gene encoding 16S rRNA (guanine(527)-N(7))-methyltransferase RsmG; the protein is MENINEEANLREYFLNLLSKSEIKVPDEKIIQMLKFLELLYNKNQIMNLTAIREKKGMLEKHFIDSLLLTKVINDDEKSFIDVGTGAGFPGLVLVIYYPEKKFLLVDSVRKKIEFINEVIKELNLQNVTTSFERAEELIKDRRECFDVALCRGVANLRIILEYMIPFIKVNGRFLPQKLNLNEIEESKNALKILNAKINKTFEFNLPESMDKRIILEILKLQKTDKKYPRKIGIPSKKPL